A window from Sporolituus thermophilus DSM 23256 encodes these proteins:
- a CDS encoding response regulator transcription factor, giving the protein MNVLLVNDDPLELEQLKLLIQSVCPHWHLFAVCDGSAAMDLTATTYFDIAFLNINLPAQSDLLVAGKLRQSGRVTDIVIVTAHQDFSIARAAIKIGAVDFLIKPISVDELNAILRRYLQKEVPRPVYSPLITKVLTILEHHYADRLSLANIAAAVHVNPSYLSRRFKAEVGYSFSKYLISFRLKIVKDLLVSRPDLSIAQIAEKAGFASQQYLSALFHRNTGLTPREYRKNNLDFRRSSGNLLIACGRRHGPDCFPDDNRR; this is encoded by the coding sequence ATGAATGTACTGTTGGTGAACGATGACCCGCTGGAACTTGAACAGCTGAAACTCCTTATCCAGTCTGTCTGCCCCCACTGGCACTTATTTGCTGTCTGCGACGGCTCGGCAGCCATGGACCTGACGGCAACCACTTATTTTGACATAGCATTTCTGAACATCAATCTCCCGGCCCAGTCCGACCTGCTTGTAGCCGGAAAGCTCCGGCAGTCCGGCCGGGTGACTGACATTGTCATCGTTACTGCTCACCAGGACTTTTCCATCGCCCGTGCGGCTATCAAGATCGGCGCCGTCGATTTTCTCATCAAACCAATATCCGTTGATGAGCTAAATGCCATTCTCCGCAGATATTTGCAAAAAGAAGTCCCCAGGCCTGTTTATTCCCCACTCATAACTAAAGTGCTGACAATCCTGGAGCACCATTACGCCGATCGTCTTTCCCTTGCCAATATAGCCGCCGCGGTGCACGTTAACCCATCGTACCTTAGTCGTCGCTTCAAAGCCGAGGTCGGCTACTCCTTTTCAAAATACCTTATAAGTTTCCGTCTAAAAATCGTCAAAGACCTATTGGTCAGCCGCCCTGATCTAAGCATCGCCCAAATAGCCGAGAAGGCCGGATTTGCCAGCCAACAGTATTTGAGCGCTTTATTCCATCGCAATACCGGCCTTACCCCGCGCGAATATCGCAAAAACAATCTTGATTTTCGCAGAAGCTCAGGCAACCTGCTTATAGCTTGCGGTCGCCGGCACGGGCCTGACTGTTTCCCCGACGATAACCGGCGCTAG
- a CDS encoding putative bifunctional diguanylate cyclase/phosphodiesterase encodes MSVGSYITLKIDTRNGNVCSAEGPGLSILGCQAGELVGRDWRELLSDFAAKLGNGIKVYHGAPRLVGKKGDDFAQRLLHIQLPGAVPGREQSTGARIPGKRQLKREWELLTRQAPLTMMLWDIDCLEQIARIFGPEARKKVLKHVSRQAVSLVDDAHRLFKLGNNDFLFVITAKADSQAATRQLFARLIENASQPLKIDNYKLSMTINAGLVRYPDDGTDLDELLKKGGQAIFKAQRSGRNTWTTYDQAMELGLMQEIALGADLQEAILTNKLELYYQPQAQITTGQVTGVEALLRWKHPVYGEIPPACFVPLAERSGFANRLTEWVLQHACRQGKKWLDDGLRFGRIAVNISANCFVGGWLNQAVTRVLADVGLDPQFLELEITENIEVAGVAGVREMLAALRRSGITIAFDDFGIGYSSFKYIKLFPLDTVKIDRLFVADVTHNVSSRAIVQAVIRLAADLGLRTVAEGVETGEQLRFLQAAGCDSYQGYLLSPPAPVHDVAVLLCRHSG; translated from the coding sequence TTGTCAGTTGGTTCCTATATTACGCTAAAAATCGACACTCGTAACGGCAACGTCTGTTCTGCTGAGGGGCCGGGGCTGAGTATCCTGGGCTGCCAAGCAGGGGAACTAGTAGGACGGGATTGGCGCGAACTGCTCTCAGACTTTGCGGCTAAGTTGGGGAATGGTATAAAAGTTTACCATGGCGCGCCGCGGCTGGTGGGCAAGAAAGGGGATGATTTTGCGCAACGGTTGCTGCATATTCAGCTCCCGGGCGCGGTGCCAGGCAGGGAGCAATCAACTGGCGCCCGTATTCCGGGTAAGCGGCAATTGAAAAGAGAGTGGGAGCTATTGACCCGGCAGGCGCCATTGACGATGATGTTATGGGATATAGACTGTCTGGAGCAGATTGCCCGTATATTTGGGCCGGAGGCCAGAAAAAAAGTCCTGAAACATGTAAGCCGACAGGCCGTTAGTCTGGTAGACGACGCGCACCGCTTGTTTAAATTGGGTAACAATGATTTTCTTTTTGTAATAACCGCGAAGGCTGATAGCCAGGCGGCGACTAGGCAATTATTTGCGCGACTTATTGAAAATGCCAGTCAGCCCCTGAAAATCGACAACTACAAGCTGAGTATGACGATTAATGCCGGGTTAGTCCGGTATCCTGATGACGGTACTGATCTGGACGAACTGTTGAAAAAAGGTGGACAGGCTATTTTCAAAGCCCAGCGCAGCGGGCGCAATACTTGGACGACCTATGATCAGGCGATGGAACTTGGCCTGATGCAAGAGATTGCCCTGGGAGCTGACCTTCAAGAGGCAATTTTAACGAATAAGCTTGAGTTGTATTATCAGCCGCAGGCGCAAATTACGACCGGCCAAGTGACCGGGGTCGAAGCGCTACTACGCTGGAAACACCCAGTATATGGAGAGATACCGCCGGCCTGCTTTGTCCCGCTGGCTGAACGGTCCGGCTTTGCCAACCGGCTAACCGAATGGGTGCTGCAACACGCTTGCCGGCAAGGTAAAAAATGGCTGGACGACGGGCTGAGATTTGGCCGGATAGCCGTAAATATTTCGGCTAACTGCTTTGTCGGGGGATGGTTAAATCAGGCGGTAACGAGGGTGCTTGCCGATGTAGGGCTTGACCCGCAATTTTTAGAACTGGAAATTACTGAAAATATTGAGGTTGCCGGCGTAGCCGGGGTGCGCGAGATGCTTGCGGCGTTACGCCGCAGCGGGATAACGATTGCTTTTGATGATTTTGGCATTGGTTATTCCTCGTTCAAGTATATCAAACTGTTTCCCTTGGACACGGTCAAAATTGACAGGTTATTTGTTGCTGATGTGACCCATAATGTCAGCAGCCGCGCTATAGTCCAGGCGGTTATAAGGCTGGCGGCAGACTTGGGATTGCGCACAGTAGCAGAGGGGGTGGAAACGGGAGAACAGCTCAGGTTTTTGCAGGCAGCCGGGTGCGATAGCTATCAGGGCTATTTGTTAAGTCCGCCGGCGCCTGTTCATGATGTTGCCGTTTTACTTTGCCGTCATAGCGGGTAA
- a CDS encoding methyl-accepting chemotaxis protein: protein MSQLTGSEILDLFCKLAPYLNDAIAGDIGVTIARDGKYILYIPASDLDLGTRVGEPVRSGATKEALETGKQVVKYIPREKSAYGIPYIANAMPVKDGDRVIGCVTTTQSVTSFETINNVTSELAASSEELTAGMQELASRATEVASVGSELRGLSKDLLNTARQTDEIIAFIKTVANQTNLLGLNAAIEAARVGAMGRGFGVVAEEVRKLAAASAESVKNISESLTNMYRAIETLTKKIENIEHSVVSQETAIQEMAKASQELAVMASRLSESAKTLYEFTE, encoded by the coding sequence ATGAGTCAATTAACGGGCAGCGAAATTCTTGACTTATTCTGCAAATTGGCGCCTTATCTAAATGATGCAATTGCCGGGGATATCGGCGTGACCATCGCCCGGGACGGAAAGTACATCCTGTATATTCCGGCAAGCGACTTGGATTTGGGGACCAGAGTCGGTGAGCCGGTGCGTTCAGGCGCCACTAAGGAAGCGCTGGAAACAGGAAAACAAGTGGTTAAATACATTCCCCGCGAAAAGTCGGCTTACGGCATTCCCTATATCGCCAACGCCATGCCCGTAAAAGACGGGGACCGGGTGATAGGCTGCGTAACTACCACCCAGAGTGTAACGTCCTTCGAAACCATTAACAATGTTACCAGCGAACTGGCCGCTTCTTCCGAAGAACTGACCGCCGGCATGCAGGAGCTTGCCAGCCGGGCGACCGAAGTGGCCTCGGTCGGCAGTGAGCTGAGGGGGTTGAGCAAGGATCTGCTCAATACCGCCCGGCAGACGGATGAAATCATTGCCTTTATCAAGACGGTGGCCAACCAGACCAATCTCCTCGGCCTGAACGCCGCGATCGAAGCGGCCCGGGTCGGAGCAATGGGCCGGGGCTTCGGCGTTGTGGCCGAAGAAGTGCGAAAACTGGCGGCGGCCAGCGCCGAATCGGTCAAGAACATTTCCGAATCCTTGACCAATATGTACCGGGCAATTGAAACGTTGACGAAAAAAATTGAAAACATCGAACATAGCGTTGTCTCCCAGGAAACAGCCATCCAAGAAATGGCCAAGGCCAGTCAGGAGCTGGCGGTTATGGCCAGCCGCCTGTCCGAATCGGCCAAAACCTTGTATGAGTTTACCGAATAG
- a CDS encoding Swt1 family HEPN domain-containing protein has translation MADNYTLITKGFHLLTEILAPYVAQQLRAFFGNNWWQAGVLAVLYDEQKRDLPDDGDWGVLVDSLDAARSLILIDIHWNQIFKLKLSKEHRHWVKELITTRNKWAHKGSGDFSADDAWRALDTMARLTEQLDAETTEALRTLVRQVRYGTTGASTAAAGPMPPPAASRPSLEVLRTVPRGGLRPWRNVIRPHPDVAEGRYRQAEFAADLSQVVRGTAQIEYQDPVEFFARTYITEGMKDLLVQAIRRTSGAGGEPVIQLKTAFGGGKTHSMLALYHLLRSAATVARLPNLQPVLAAAGANEVPRARIAVLVGTALNPSKSRRPANLPGITINTLWGEMAAQLAEQVAEGDAATANKIYDIVRDADKKAVPPGSAALVELLDTCGPCLILIDELVAYARKIYKVDGLPAGSFEAVLTFVQELTEAARASQNSLVVASIPESEIEIGGEAGKITQEQIEYTFGRMEYIWKPVGADEGFEIVRRRLFLDVEDEVARDEVCRAFSEMYSGGGRDFPLETKELAYLARLKACYPIHPEVFDRLYNDWAALDRFQRTRGVLRLMAAVIHELWLNQDAGLMIMPGSIPLNSAIIREELTRYLDNGWNNVVETDVDGPRSLPQKLEKENPRFGQCMAARRVARSIFLGSAPSVREQRNRGIEDVRVRLGVVQPGEAVAVFNDAAGHLLNRSTHLYVSGQRFWYDLPPNLRRTVEDRAQQYKSDDVELELEKRLKAIRDRGEFAGVHVCPASSADVPDEQAVRLVVLSPKQHHRMGSADSPALAAAGDILASRGAGPRLYRNMLAFVAPDRELIASLDMEVRRYLAWQSVLDEAEALNLDAHQRREAAESKKRADETVDIRLKEAYSWLLTPYQEGAGPVMWETVRIPGSADSPVVKASQQMRTSEYLITRWSPALLFMELERWLWRDQEYIQIKKVWEYLASYCYLPRLKDVNVLIHAIAEGLRSGEYFGYAAAVTEAGRFLGLSLGPQGSAGFPETSGFLVKPAAAKRQFAQDEAEASRIAPPVDYPPQQDGATGTVGVRDGGDVPPVTPPPAPAKKVRRFFATVDLDTARIGRDAGKIAEEVIQHLSLLSGARVKVSLEIEADLPEGVPDNVMRTVTENCRTLRFKHHEFEE, from the coding sequence ATGGCCGATAATTATACGTTAATCACCAAAGGGTTTCACCTGCTTACCGAAATCCTGGCGCCGTATGTGGCCCAGCAGCTGCGGGCCTTTTTCGGCAATAACTGGTGGCAGGCCGGGGTGCTCGCCGTGCTCTACGATGAGCAAAAACGCGACCTGCCCGACGACGGCGACTGGGGCGTGCTGGTCGATTCGCTCGATGCCGCCCGCTCACTCATTCTCATCGATATCCATTGGAACCAGATATTCAAACTGAAACTCAGCAAGGAACACCGCCACTGGGTGAAAGAGCTTATTACTACCCGCAATAAATGGGCGCACAAGGGGAGCGGCGATTTTTCCGCCGACGACGCCTGGCGAGCGCTGGACACCATGGCCCGGCTTACCGAACAGCTTGACGCCGAGACGACGGAAGCGCTGCGGACACTGGTGCGCCAGGTGCGGTACGGGACGACGGGCGCGTCGACGGCGGCTGCCGGGCCGATGCCTCCACCGGCAGCGTCCCGTCCTAGCCTTGAAGTGCTGCGGACAGTGCCCCGCGGCGGATTGAGGCCCTGGCGCAACGTCATCCGGCCCCACCCCGACGTGGCCGAGGGGCGGTACCGGCAGGCGGAGTTTGCCGCCGACCTTTCCCAGGTCGTGCGGGGGACGGCGCAAATCGAGTACCAGGACCCGGTGGAATTTTTCGCCCGCACCTATATTACCGAAGGGATGAAGGACCTCTTGGTGCAGGCCATCCGCCGTACCAGCGGCGCCGGTGGCGAGCCGGTCATTCAGCTTAAGACGGCCTTTGGCGGTGGCAAGACCCACAGCATGCTGGCCTTGTATCATCTGCTGCGCTCGGCGGCGACCGTGGCGCGGCTGCCTAATCTTCAGCCGGTGCTGGCGGCGGCCGGGGCAAATGAAGTGCCGCGGGCGCGCATCGCCGTGCTGGTCGGCACGGCCCTCAATCCGTCAAAATCGCGGCGCCCGGCCAATTTACCGGGTATTACCATTAATACCCTGTGGGGGGAAATGGCGGCCCAGCTGGCCGAGCAGGTGGCCGAGGGCGATGCTGCCACCGCCAATAAGATTTACGACATTGTCCGCGACGCCGATAAAAAAGCGGTGCCGCCCGGGTCGGCGGCGCTGGTCGAGCTCCTCGACACCTGCGGCCCCTGCCTGATCCTGATTGACGAATTAGTGGCCTATGCCCGGAAAATTTACAAGGTCGACGGCCTGCCGGCCGGCAGTTTTGAAGCCGTCCTGACCTTTGTCCAGGAACTGACCGAAGCGGCCCGGGCCAGCCAAAACAGCCTCGTCGTAGCCTCTATTCCCGAATCGGAGATCGAAATCGGCGGCGAAGCGGGGAAAATAACCCAGGAACAAATCGAGTACACCTTTGGCCGGATGGAATATATCTGGAAGCCGGTCGGCGCGGACGAGGGGTTTGAAATTGTCCGCCGCCGCCTGTTCCTGGACGTGGAAGACGAGGTGGCCCGGGACGAGGTCTGCCGCGCTTTTAGCGAAATGTACTCAGGCGGCGGCCGCGACTTTCCGCTGGAGACAAAGGAACTGGCCTATTTGGCCCGCTTAAAGGCGTGCTATCCCATTCACCCCGAAGTTTTTGACCGGCTGTATAATGACTGGGCGGCCCTGGACCGGTTTCAGCGCACCCGGGGTGTGCTGCGCTTGATGGCGGCGGTCATTCATGAACTGTGGCTCAACCAGGATGCCGGCCTAATGATTATGCCCGGGTCGATCCCGCTAAATAGCGCCATTATCCGGGAAGAACTGACCCGCTACCTGGATAACGGCTGGAACAATGTGGTGGAGACCGATGTGGACGGTCCGCGGTCACTGCCGCAAAAGTTGGAAAAAGAAAACCCCCGCTTCGGCCAGTGTATGGCGGCGCGGCGCGTAGCTCGGTCCATTTTCCTGGGTAGCGCCCCGTCGGTGCGGGAGCAGCGCAACCGGGGCATTGAAGACGTGCGCGTGCGCTTAGGGGTGGTCCAGCCCGGGGAAGCGGTGGCGGTGTTCAACGATGCGGCCGGCCACCTGCTGAACCGCTCGACCCACCTCTATGTTAGCGGCCAGCGCTTTTGGTACGACCTGCCGCCGAACCTCCGGCGCACCGTCGAAGACCGGGCCCAGCAATATAAAAGCGACGATGTGGAGCTCGAGCTGGAAAAGCGCCTGAAAGCAATACGCGACCGCGGCGAGTTTGCCGGCGTCCATGTCTGTCCTGCCTCTTCCGCCGATGTGCCGGACGAGCAGGCCGTGCGGCTGGTGGTGCTATCCCCGAAACAGCATCACCGCATGGGGAGCGCGGACAGCCCGGCGCTGGCGGCAGCGGGCGACATTCTGGCCAGCCGCGGCGCTGGCCCGCGGCTATACCGTAACATGCTGGCCTTTGTCGCGCCTGACCGGGAGCTTATTGCCAGTCTTGACATGGAAGTGAGGCGGTACCTGGCCTGGCAATCGGTGCTGGACGAAGCGGAAGCATTAAATCTGGACGCCCACCAGCGGCGGGAAGCGGCGGAAAGCAAAAAGCGGGCCGACGAAACGGTCGACATCAGGCTGAAAGAGGCGTACTCGTGGCTGCTCACGCCGTATCAGGAAGGCGCCGGGCCGGTTATGTGGGAAACGGTGCGCATCCCCGGCAGCGCCGACAGCCCAGTAGTGAAAGCATCGCAGCAGATGCGGACAAGCGAATATCTCATTACCCGCTGGTCGCCGGCCCTTCTGTTTATGGAGCTGGAGCGCTGGCTCTGGCGGGACCAGGAATATATTCAGATCAAGAAAGTATGGGAGTATTTGGCCAGCTACTGCTATTTGCCCCGGCTAAAGGACGTGAATGTGCTCATCCACGCGATCGCGGAAGGCCTGCGGTCGGGCGAATATTTCGGCTATGCCGCGGCGGTTACTGAGGCCGGCCGGTTTCTCGGGCTGTCTTTAGGCCCGCAGGGCAGCGCCGGTTTTCCTGAGACAAGCGGCTTTTTGGTCAAGCCTGCGGCAGCCAAGCGGCAGTTCGCGCAGGATGAAGCAGAAGCCAGCCGCATAGCGCCGCCTGTTGATTATCCGCCGCAGCAAGACGGGGCAACCGGGACGGTGGGCGTGCGCGACGGCGGCGACGTACCGCCCGTTACCCCGCCGCCGGCGCCGGCGAAAAAAGTGCGCCGGTTCTTCGCCACCGTGGATTTAGATACGGCGCGTATCGGCCGGGACGCCGGCAAGATTGCCGAGGAAGTTATTCAGCACCTTTCCTTGCTAAGCGGGGCTAGGGTTAAGGTCAGTCTGGAGATCGAGGCCGATCTCCCCGAAGGGGTGCCTGATAATGTGATGCGCACCGTCACCGAAAACTGCCGGACGCTACGGTTTAAGCACCATGAGTTTGAGGAGTAG
- a CDS encoding gamma-glutamylcyclotransferase gives MIKHVFVYGTLMSGLANHHVLKPYIKAIGPAKTAGRVYHLPYGYPAYCADGGQGEVTGELVELKDISKALASLDQLEGYYGPGCADNLYDRIVRPVTAADGRIVDAYIYAWHDRESLAALGVPVPGGDWREYVRHGRADVLQPRYYFAYGSCMDYDGRITADGYRDHFAYLGVACLKGWQFRLNKLAATGQHVYANIEPAPGSGVYGVLYRITDSAEDYLDGREGYPRHYRKEYVQVEMGGKTYYPVLVYVASPEFRVEGAYPVSERYEKELKKVAPRLPEPYRGEFIGKIEKCAKLRGANSFGPH, from the coding sequence ATGATTAAGCATGTTTTTGTGTACGGCACGCTGATGTCCGGCCTGGCCAACCACCATGTGCTTAAGCCGTATATTAAAGCGATTGGGCCGGCGAAAACGGCAGGGCGAGTATATCATCTCCCTTATGGCTACCCGGCCTACTGCGCGGATGGCGGCCAAGGTGAGGTCACGGGCGAGCTGGTGGAGCTAAAGGACATTAGCAAGGCCTTAGCCAGTCTTGACCAGCTGGAAGGGTACTATGGCCCTGGTTGCGCCGATAATCTCTATGACCGGATCGTTCGGCCGGTTACTGCCGCCGATGGCCGCATTGTCGATGCATACATCTATGCGTGGCATGACCGGGAAAGCCTTGCCGCGCTCGGTGTGCCTGTACCGGGCGGCGACTGGCGGGAATATGTAAGGCATGGACGTGCGGATGTGCTGCAGCCCAGGTATTATTTTGCTTACGGCTCGTGCATGGATTATGACGGCCGGATTACCGCCGATGGCTATCGCGATCACTTTGCATATCTGGGGGTGGCCTGCCTGAAGGGATGGCAGTTCCGGCTGAACAAACTGGCGGCAACGGGGCAGCATGTTTACGCGAACATTGAACCCGCGCCAGGTAGCGGGGTATATGGCGTATTGTACCGGATTACCGACAGCGCCGAAGACTACCTTGACGGCCGCGAGGGCTACCCGCGCCATTACCGCAAGGAGTATGTCCAGGTGGAAATGGGTGGTAAGACCTACTACCCGGTACTGGTTTATGTGGCATCTCCGGAATTCCGGGTGGAAGGGGCTTATCCGGTCAGCGAAAGGTATGAAAAAGAGCTGAAAAAGGTGGCCCCGCGGTTGCCGGAACCATATCGCGGCGAGTTTATAGGAAAAATAGAGAAATGTGCCAAACTGCGCGGCGCCAATAGCTTTGGGCCGCATTAA
- a CDS encoding helix-turn-helix domain-containing protein has product MVGDRIKAVRLQAGMTTEQLAKLANVSQPYISQIENNYRHPSYNTLVAIARALGVPVEYLETGENTDRPPAKCAGECPGADGAACCLRETLNLDTLVDYAEAIANAKTANITPAELNEAVEALKKLKKLSGHG; this is encoded by the coding sequence GTGGTTGGCGACCGCATCAAAGCCGTCCGCCTGCAGGCCGGCATGACAACCGAACAATTGGCTAAGTTAGCTAATGTTAGCCAGCCCTATATCTCCCAAATCGAAAATAACTACCGGCATCCCAGCTATAACACCTTGGTGGCCATTGCCCGCGCCCTCGGTGTCCCGGTAGAGTACCTGGAAACAGGCGAAAACACCGACCGCCCGCCAGCAAAATGCGCCGGTGAATGTCCCGGGGCCGATGGCGCCGCATGCTGCCTGCGCGAGACATTGAACCTCGATACTCTTGTCGATTATGCGGAAGCCATTGCCAATGCTAAGACGGCCAATATTACCCCTGCCGAACTCAATGAAGCGGTAGAAGCCCTCAAAAAGCTGAAAAAACTGAGCGGCCATGGCTGA
- a CDS encoding aspartyl-phosphate phosphatase Spo0E family protein: MQKGLGQMAQSIETMRRQLYYVADLKGRTSAEVLALSQQLDKLLAKYERLKLALRA, encoded by the coding sequence GTGCAGAAAGGTCTTGGGCAAATGGCCCAAAGTATTGAAACGATGCGACGGCAGCTGTATTATGTGGCTGATTTGAAAGGAAGGACGTCGGCCGAGGTGCTGGCGCTCAGCCAACAACTGGATAAACTGTTGGCCAAATATGAACGGCTGAAATTAGCGCTCAGAGCGTAA
- a CDS encoding SLC13 family permease, with amino-acid sequence MSRQKWLALVLAFAALAAIVWFTPAIAGLKASGKAALGVAVFAIIIWATQAVDDALSGLMIVFLLASLNATSLGNAFSGYANTALWLIVIGFIMAACMEKSGLSKRIALILVNAAGGSAGKVYWAVAAVMAVMSFLVPSITARTLLMLPIILGIGQAFDAKQGQSNIVKALLFIVAMSGTMMSIGILTAHVGNPITVGLIESATKKVISWSEWFRVGGPPAFTLAFISVYVLRLMWKPEIESLGQGQDYVRRELAALGPLSKQELYTLVVFLVTLVLWATDSLHKVNVVLVGLLAVLLLLWPGRGVMNWKEAQQKVPWNVFIVYGAGLSMGTALVSSGAAKWLAGTMLSPIANMPHAMQIIVLIWIVTALQVFFTGGGPKTTALTPVVIAHAVAIGADPLVFALILGMNMQHQYLLPVSNMPNAVAMGTGHITAGELFRTGLVMSILGAAFMSAMVLTYWKWIGIVQ; translated from the coding sequence ATGTCCCGACAAAAGTGGCTTGCACTTGTGCTCGCTTTTGCCGCCCTGGCCGCCATCGTCTGGTTCACGCCTGCGATTGCGGGACTGAAGGCGTCCGGCAAAGCGGCGCTAGGGGTGGCGGTGTTTGCCATCATTATCTGGGCGACGCAGGCCGTAGATGATGCCCTCAGCGGCCTGATGATTGTCTTTTTGCTTGCCTCTCTCAACGCAACCAGTCTGGGCAATGCCTTCAGCGGCTATGCCAATACCGCTCTTTGGCTCATCGTTATCGGGTTTATTATGGCCGCCTGTATGGAAAAATCGGGGCTTTCCAAGCGGATTGCCTTGATTTTGGTCAACGCCGCCGGTGGTTCGGCCGGCAAAGTCTACTGGGCGGTGGCGGCCGTCATGGCGGTCATGAGCTTCCTTGTCCCCTCGATCACGGCCCGCACGCTGCTTATGCTGCCCATCATCCTCGGGATCGGTCAAGCCTTTGATGCCAAGCAGGGGCAGAGCAATATCGTGAAAGCCCTGCTGTTCATTGTCGCGATGAGCGGTACCATGATGAGCATCGGTATTTTGACGGCCCATGTGGGCAACCCGATTACGGTTGGGTTGATCGAAAGCGCGACGAAAAAAGTCATTTCCTGGTCAGAATGGTTCCGGGTAGGTGGGCCGCCGGCCTTTACGCTCGCTTTTATCTCGGTCTATGTCCTCCGCCTGATGTGGAAGCCGGAAATCGAGAGCCTGGGCCAGGGTCAGGACTATGTGCGCCGGGAACTGGCCGCCCTGGGGCCGCTTAGCAAACAAGAGCTGTATACGCTGGTCGTTTTTTTGGTAACGCTCGTCTTGTGGGCAACCGACTCACTCCATAAAGTCAATGTTGTCCTTGTTGGCCTGTTGGCCGTGCTGCTACTCCTCTGGCCGGGCCGCGGCGTCATGAACTGGAAAGAGGCCCAACAGAAGGTGCCCTGGAACGTCTTCATCGTGTACGGCGCCGGCCTGTCGATGGGAACGGCGCTGGTCAGCTCCGGCGCGGCCAAGTGGCTGGCCGGCACGATGCTGTCGCCGATCGCGAACATGCCCCACGCCATGCAAATCATTGTTCTTATCTGGATCGTCACCGCGCTGCAGGTCTTCTTTACTGGCGGCGGTCCGAAAACGACGGCGCTTACGCCGGTCGTCATCGCCCATGCCGTGGCCATCGGCGCCGACCCGCTGGTGTTTGCCCTGATTTTGGGCATGAACATGCAGCACCAGTATCTCTTGCCGGTTAGCAACATGCCGAACGCCGTTGCCATGGGCACCGGCCATATCACCGCCGGTGAATTGTTTAGAACCGGCCTGGTCATGAGCATTCTGGGCGCGGCCTTCATGAGCGCCATGGTTTTAACGTACTGGAAATGGATTGGCATCGTGCAGTAA